In Penaeus monodon isolate SGIC_2016 chromosome 43, NSTDA_Pmon_1, whole genome shotgun sequence, one DNA window encodes the following:
- the LOC119568104 gene encoding eukaryotic translation initiation factor 4 gamma 1-like — MASVEGGFPEKKPHSQRDCGGAPSSAQQPQLPSQPQKAATPPAAQNATKPTSQPVVQPPKEKTPELAQPVKSQLPPVQKPASAPSSKEATPQPESSPSPPEEVPSDRASKEREVNSIEREVNNVHDEEEKKDDGPQLKYNYKDDQWSPVNPDGKRQYDRRFLLELQNNPLSLKKPESLPNLEVVRDGPGRLKPFDRGVGVSHGSSGPDFTPDYFKSTVPSKRGVPGRNSQQRREPGGGPGSRNDRGGSGRGQSKVIIIPLSTGRETKLKTTENAWKPSVKESNINDEEAQTIEVVKRMRGILNKLTPEKFEKLVGTVNQMPIDTTERLSAVIDLIFEKAVDEQGFSSTYAQMCQVLSKMSVRGEGSDSSNSGKSEVKFRNLIINKCQKEFEKDNMEEFKATRRKEIDECSEAEKKQELLMKLDYDETKLRKRSVGNIRFIGELYKLRMLTSPIMMRIIGTLLEKRDEESLECLCKLLTTIGKLLETQCNQQPKAMQELDKHFGQMEKIVNDRLTNSRVKVPNDGCD, encoded by the exons ATG GCAAGCGTGGAAGGGGGGTTCCCCGAGAAGAAACCACACAGCCAGAGAGACTGTGGAGGAGCCCCCAGCTCAGCCCAGCAGCCACAGTTACCAAGCCAACCCCAGAAGGCTGCAACACCACCTGCAGCTCAAAATGCCACCAAGCCCACTAGCCAGCCTGTTGTTCAACCTCCAAAGGAGAAGACGCCAGAGCTAGCTCAGCCTGTGAAATCACAGCTGCCACCAGTGCAGAAGCCGGCGTCCGCTCCCTCCTCCAAAGAGGCAACACCCCAGCCagagtcctccccctccccccctgaggAGGTGCCTAGTGACCGTGCCTcgaaggagagggaagtaaaCAGCATAGAGCGAGAAGTCAACAATGTtcatgatgaggaggagaagaaggatgatggCCCTCAGCTGAAGTACAACTATAAGGATG ATCAGTGGAGCCCTGTAAATCCTGATGGTAAACGTCAGTATGACCGCAGATTTCTCCTTGAGCTCCAGAATAACCCACTCTCCCTTAAGAAGCCGGAGTCCCTCCCCAACTTGGAGGTGGTCCGTGATGGTCCAGGAAGG CTTAAGCCTTTCGACCGGGGTGTAGGTGTTTCACATGGCAGCAGTGGCCCAGACTTTACTCCTGATTATTTCAAGTCTACAGTTCCAAGCAAG AGAGGAGTACCAGGGCGCAATAGCCAACAGCGCCGAGAACCAGGAGGTGGACCTGGAAGTAGAAACGACAGAGGAGGAAGTGGCCGTGGACAGAGTAAGgtcatcatcatccctctctcAACGGGACGTGAAACTAAGCTGAAGACGACAGAAAATGCTTGGAAGCCTTCTGTTAAGGAGTCGAATATTAATGATGAGGAAGCTCAGACTATTGAG GTGGTGAAGAGGATGAGAGGCATCTTAAATAAACTGACTCCAGAGAAATTTGAGAAACTTGTTGGTACAGTCAATCAGATGCCCATTGACACCACAGAAAGACTTTCAGCTGTGATTGATCTTATTTTTGAAAAG GCTGTGGATGAGCAGGGTTTTTCTTCAACCTATGCTCAGATGTGTCAAGTACTCTCCAAAATGTCTGTCCGTGGGGAAGGTTCAGACTCCAGCAACAGTGGCAAGTCTGAAGTTAAATTTAGGAATCTTATAATTAATAAGTGCCAGAAAGAATTTGAAAAAGATAATATGGAAGAATTTAAGGCTACCAGACggaaagaaatagatgaatgTTCTGag GCTGAGAAGAAACAAGAATTGTTAATGAAGTTAGATTATGATGAGACCAAATTAAGAAAAAGGTCTGTAGGCAACATTAGGTTTATTGGAGAGCTCTATAAGCTACGCATGTTGACATCACCGATTATGATGCGCATTATCGGTACACTCttggaaaagagagatgaagagtccCTTGAGTGCCTATGTAAACTTCTTACTACAATTGGCAAGCTCTTGGAAACACAGTGCAACCAGCAACCAAAGGCAATG CAAGAACTAGATAAACATTTTGGACAGATGGAGAAAATAGTGAATGACCGCTTAACCAATAGCCGTGTTAAGGTTCCTAATGATGGATGTGATTGA